TTACCAACATCCATGGTAGCGGGCCGCACCAATGGCATTTCGGGCGTAAAATCCAGATGGTAATCAACCGCTGCCGAACCATCAGCGCCTGTATAACTCGCATCAACACCTTTTTTGGTTGATTTAATGATTACCGGCGAGCCATTATTTTCATATTGCTTACCGGCCAGCCAGGTAGTATTACGCACGTCGCCGGCAAGGTTAAATTTCTCATAAAAATCTTTAATGGTGCTCAACGCGATACTCGGGCGGAAGGGGATACTGTATTTAGCCTGTAAGGCGGTATGCAAGCCAAATCGAGTAAAGTGATTACCCTCGGCCACGTTCGGATCATACGGAATGGCGAATATGGTCTCCTTTATTTGCGGGCCATTGTTAGGCGCGAATAAGGTCATGTAATCGGCATCTAAAGAGTAAATACTTTTCGCGCCGTTTAAAACACTATCAGCCATGGCAACGGTTTCAGTATATTTAGACTGGCCCGTGTAGTACTGAGCGTTCAAATATAATTTTTCTAATAGGGTAAACGCCATCCACTTGGTTGGGCGGCCGTAGTTTAACTGCCCGGCTGTAGTACTCAGGTTAGGGATCGCTTCTTTCAACTCCTTCTCAATAAAAGCAAATATCTCAGCACGTGCTGTCGTTTTAGGCGGACTTGTAACCGGAAAACTTGTTATCAGGGGTATGTTTCCGTATAAATCCATCATAAAAAAATAATAAAGGGCGCGCATAGTACGCATCTCAGCCATTACCTGGCGCTTGGTATCACTTTCGGGAGTAGCCGCAAATAAATTCAATACACGGTTGCAGGTGTTTATACCACCAAAACCCCACTCCCAGTTAGATCGAACGTTCGGGTGATCAGGCCCCCAGGTATGGAGGTGCAGAAAACGGTACTGCCCGCCATCGTCATAGTTACCATCACGGGCTGGGATGATGGCTTCATCTGTTGATAACTCCTGCATGCGCCAGTAATCTACCGCGTAAATGGAGCGCAACTGCGTGTAAACCGGGCCGGTTGCAGCGATGTAACTTTCCGGGTTTTGCGGAAAGTTGTCGCGGGTTAACTCTGATTCAACTTCTGTATCCAACTTACAACCGGTAATAGCAACAGCTAATAGCGCGGTAAATACATATATTTTTTTCATGTTTATTGCTGTTTAAAAATTTACTGTCATGCCTAACAGGTATGATTGTGTTTTTGGATAAAAATTATTGTTATCAATACCCGGCGTCTGGCCACCAATATTTATTTCAGGATCAATACCTCTGTAATTGGTTATGATGAACAGGTTATTGCCGGTTGCATAAAAACGAAGGCTTTTAACAGCGTTTGTTTTCAGCTTTAAAGTATACCCCAACGTGGCATTATCTAAGCGCAGATATGATCCGCTTTCCAGATATCTATCTGAAAGAATGTATGCATTATTATCTGTAGGAGTTTCGCCCAAGGTAAACTTGGGGATGTTAACGTTAGTCGCATCTGATGGGCTGTTTAGATTAGCAAGCGTGGCATTAAGCACCTTATTTCCGTAAACGCCGCGTAAAAAGAAGCTGAAGTCAAAATCTTTGTAAACAAGACTGTTGTTCCAACCATATAGCAGTTTAGGTTGCGCACTGCCGGCTACTGAAAAATCGGCCACAACCGGCGGTTGGTTACTTATAGTGCCATCAGCCTTATAAAATTGCGATATGCCATTTGCGTCTTTACCGGCATAACGGGCTAGCAGGAATGACCCTATCGGACTACCCTCCTGTACAATTTGCGATGGATTGGCGGACTGGCCTTTACCACCTAAAAATGCTGTACGAACATATGGCAATGTAAATACATCATTAGATAGCGATACCAGCTTATTTGTGTTATGTGAGAAGTTAAGTGTTGTTGTCCATTTAAAGTTTTTACCGCTGAAAGGTTTAGCAGTTAATATTACCTCAACACCTTTGTTGCTTACTTCGCCGGCATTAGCTGTTAAGTAAGGCACATAGTATTGAGTAGTAGATACCGGATAATCCCATATCAAATCCTTTGTGCGTTTATCATAAACATCAACCGAACCGGTTAATATGTTATTGAATAAAGCAAAGTCAACACCTATGTTGGCCATATTAGTACGTTCCCATTTAAGATCCGGGTTATCATTCTGGTACGGACCGATAGCGTTGATATATCTGCCATTATAATAAAACCTTGACGCTGCCCGGTATAAAAACCAACGGGTAAATGCATTAAAGCCCTGTGTGTTACCGGAACTTCCGTAGCCGGCGCGAAGCTTTAGGTCATTTACAAAACGCACATTTTCCATAAAGCTTTCTTTGCTGATGTTCCATCCGAGCGATACAGCCGGGAAGTAACCCCATCTGTTGTTGATACCAAACGCCGAAGAACCGTCGCGACGAAGAGATGCCTGGAAAAGATATTTATACTTATAATTATACTGCGCCCTTCCGTAAAAAGATATCAACCTTAAAGTAGAGATAGGCTGCAGCGTGTTATAGTCAGGCACAACGCCGCTTAACGGATCACCTAAACCTAAATTCTGATAGCCAAGCACATCGGTAA
This Mucilaginibacter defluvii DNA region includes the following protein-coding sequences:
- a CDS encoding RagB/SusD family nutrient uptake outer membrane protein encodes the protein MKKIYVFTALLAVAITGCKLDTEVESELTRDNFPQNPESYIAATGPVYTQLRSIYAVDYWRMQELSTDEAIIPARDGNYDDGGQYRFLHLHTWGPDHPNVRSNWEWGFGGINTCNRVLNLFAATPESDTKRQVMAEMRTMRALYYFFMMDLYGNIPLITSFPVTSPPKTTARAEIFAFIEKELKEAIPNLSTTAGQLNYGRPTKWMAFTLLEKLYLNAQYYTGQSKYTETVAMADSVLNGAKSIYSLDADYMTLFAPNNGPQIKETIFAIPYDPNVAEGNHFTRFGLHTALQAKYSIPFRPSIALSTIKDFYEKFNLAGDVRNTTWLAGKQYENNGSPVIIKSTKKGVDASYTGADGSAAVDYHLDFTPEMPLVRPATMDVGNDELGKARGVRSIKFYPDPNANSSTRYQGNDMPVLRLADVMMMKAEAILRGATATTVNGELQTPDVLVNKIRARAKAPLVSGITLDQLLDERGREFAWEGWRRNDLIRFGKFEAAWGFKTNTDVNKRIYPVPTSEKALNPNLVQNPGY